One window of Thermocoleostomius sinensis A174 genomic DNA carries:
- a CDS encoding YidH family protein yields the protein MRDEFRSLPEPPTGATNELAKERNRAAAERTLMSWVQNCLSLIGFGIAFDRIFNAIDQTFPNNDRILNTTLTALIGLSAIAAGVILLILAIISYLQQIQGLGQANFPYQTPHSRSLLTLIATSIMLFGTIAIVAILIRLATQ from the coding sequence ATGAGGGATGAATTTCGATCCTTACCAGAACCACCGACTGGCGCGACCAACGAACTGGCTAAAGAGCGGAACCGGGCAGCGGCTGAGCGTACACTCATGAGTTGGGTTCAGAATTGCTTGTCATTGATTGGTTTTGGCATTGCCTTCGATCGGATTTTCAATGCAATCGATCAAACATTTCCCAACAACGATCGGATTTTGAACACGACCCTCACTGCTCTGATCGGTTTAAGTGCGATCGCAGCAGGCGTCATTTTGTTGATACTAGCCATCATCAGTTACCTTCAGCAAATTCAAGGGCTAGGTCAGGCAAACTTTCCCTATCAAACGCCCCATTCTCGTTCGTTATTAACCCTGATTGCTACCTCAATCATGTTATTTGGAACCATTGCGATTGTGGCGATTTTGATTAGGCTTGCCACACAGTAG